In a single window of the Streptomyces cinnabarinus genome:
- a CDS encoding GlxA family transcriptional regulator: protein MSSDPEPPAYRPHRVVVLALDGLLPFELGIPHRIFGRPKDRAGRPLYEVLTCSIRPPGPVVTDADFAVLVEHGPELLATADTVIVPASYELGPVFERGTLTEDLAAALAHIRPGTRLASICTGVFVLAAAGFLDGRRATTHWAETDHLQRLFPEIDVDPDVLFIDDGDVLTSAGVAAGLDLCLHMVRRDHGTAVANEIARRTVVPPHRDGGQAQYIHRPVPDPQQSTTTGARAWALGRLHEPIQLRDMAAQESMSVRTFTRRFREEVGISPGQWLTQQRVERARHLLESTALSVDQVAQDAGFGTAQSMRQHLQAALGVTPTAYRRTFRAEGVQAVQGVQAAAARQSP, encoded by the coding sequence ATGAGCAGTGACCCGGAGCCGCCCGCGTACCGCCCGCATCGTGTCGTCGTGCTCGCCCTCGACGGCCTGCTCCCCTTCGAGCTGGGCATTCCGCACCGCATCTTCGGCCGCCCCAAGGACCGCGCGGGCCGCCCGCTGTACGAGGTGCTGACCTGCTCGATCCGGCCACCGGGCCCGGTGGTCACGGACGCCGACTTCGCGGTGCTGGTGGAGCACGGCCCCGAACTGCTGGCCACCGCCGACACGGTGATCGTCCCGGCCTCCTACGAACTCGGCCCGGTCTTCGAACGGGGCACGCTCACCGAGGACCTGGCCGCCGCGCTGGCCCACATCCGCCCCGGCACCCGGCTCGCCTCCATCTGCACTGGGGTGTTCGTGCTGGCCGCCGCCGGATTCCTGGACGGCCGCCGGGCCACCACGCACTGGGCGGAGACCGACCATCTCCAGCGCCTCTTCCCGGAGATCGACGTCGACCCGGACGTGCTCTTCATCGACGACGGCGACGTGCTGACCTCGGCGGGGGTCGCCGCCGGGCTCGACCTGTGCCTGCACATGGTCCGCCGCGACCACGGCACCGCCGTCGCCAACGAGATCGCCCGCCGTACGGTCGTCCCCCCGCACCGCGACGGCGGCCAGGCGCAGTACATCCACCGCCCGGTGCCCGATCCGCAGCAGTCGACGACGACCGGCGCCCGCGCGTGGGCGCTCGGCCGGCTGCACGAGCCGATCCAACTACGGGACATGGCGGCGCAGGAGTCCATGTCGGTGCGCACCTTCACCCGCCGCTTCCGCGAGGAGGTCGGCATCAGCCCCGGCCAGTGGCTCACCCAGCAACGCGTGGAACGCGCCCGCCACCTGCTGGAATCCACCGCCCTGTCCGTGGACCAGGTGGCCCAGGACGCGGGCTTCGGCACGGCACAGTCGATGCGACAGCACTTGCAGGCGGCACTCGGGGTGACGCCTACGGCGTACCGGAGGACGTTCCGCGCCGAGGGCGTGCAGGCAGTTCAGGGTGTGCAGGCAGCCGCGGCCCGTCAGTCGCCGTAG
- a CDS encoding DUF6336 family protein, giving the protein MTTLDRDGVITPRLRLRDVLLRGSLFGLFAAALVVVAGLLFVGDHSDREEGFVVFGFLMLIFGAGFLLMGLFFWLVSRDDIRRFRDWGTITTQADSITIIGPSFVRVGLLGLILGLAGLAIAGLVEQASYGSWIYGD; this is encoded by the coding sequence ATGACGACGCTGGACCGAGACGGAGTGATCACGCCGCGCCTGCGGCTGCGAGATGTCCTGCTGCGCGGCTCGCTCTTCGGGCTCTTCGCCGCCGCTCTGGTGGTCGTCGCCGGTCTGCTCTTCGTCGGCGACCATTCCGACCGGGAGGAGGGCTTCGTAGTGTTCGGCTTTCTCATGCTGATCTTCGGCGCGGGCTTCCTTCTCATGGGACTGTTCTTCTGGCTGGTGTCCCGCGACGACATCCGGCGGTTCCGTGACTGGGGGACCATCACCACTCAGGCCGACTCGATCACCATCATCGGCCCCTCCTTCGTGCGAGTCGGCCTGCTCGGCCTGATCCTGGGCCTTGCCGGTCTCGCCATCGCCGGCCTGGTCGAGCAGGCGTCCTACGGCAGCTGGATCTACGGCGACTGA